Proteins encoded within one genomic window of Jiangella mangrovi:
- a CDS encoding CocE/NonD family hydrolase has product MLAVPIALALTATAAVATSAGAGAADDEPSIVVEDGVTQPVFGYGDAIRERVFITSPYDSDSNGVLDIVTVDIMRPAASDQGLKVPVIMDPSPYYSTLGRGNESELKLDQDGDGLLDRWPLFYDNYFVPRGYAVILMDMIGTNNSTGCPTVHDASDNLSPKVVIDWLNGRIPGVDKNGAEVVVDWHNGKTGLIGKSYDGTLANGTAVSGVEGLTTIVPISAIASYYDYTRSNGVIQRGNNYLASLANTVTNPDRRDYCRPVRDTLSANDGDETGDYTPFWHVRDYTRDMDKIKASVFVVHGLNDENVRPDHFSKLWYGLTENDVPRKLWLTQTGHIDPFDFRREAWVDEIHKWFDFWLYDVDNGIMDEPIVDVERAPDVWETANDWPIPGSRPTRLWLEPNAGASGDLSLTPNRGSDPVLSFVDDPNQRETAMVSNEESVTANRLVYLSDPLEAPLHISGTPELKIGATVSTTDTNFGVIVVDYGPAERVQRQGDGVITGTVEDCWGATATWGGYAEDACYREVDKRVALTQREVVTKGIIDGVNLYDYSTPTPLIPGKPYDVQFPLLPEDYVFPEGHRIGVIIVGSYRDYGSQADPNRATISVLPQRSVIELPIVGGRMAAVAAGLE; this is encoded by the coding sequence TTGCTCGCAGTACCCATCGCCCTGGCGCTGACGGCGACCGCAGCGGTCGCCACCAGCGCCGGCGCGGGCGCCGCCGACGACGAGCCGAGCATCGTGGTCGAGGACGGCGTGACGCAGCCGGTCTTCGGCTACGGCGACGCGATCCGCGAACGCGTCTTCATCACGTCGCCGTACGACTCCGACTCGAACGGCGTGCTCGACATCGTGACCGTCGACATCATGCGGCCGGCCGCCAGTGACCAGGGGCTGAAGGTCCCGGTCATCATGGACCCGAGCCCGTACTACTCGACGCTGGGCCGCGGCAACGAGTCGGAGCTGAAGCTGGATCAGGACGGCGACGGCCTGCTGGACCGCTGGCCGCTGTTCTACGACAACTACTTCGTGCCCCGCGGCTACGCCGTGATCCTCATGGACATGATCGGGACGAACAACTCCACCGGCTGCCCGACGGTGCACGACGCGTCGGACAACCTGTCGCCGAAGGTCGTCATCGACTGGCTGAACGGCCGCATCCCGGGCGTCGACAAGAACGGCGCCGAGGTGGTCGTCGACTGGCACAACGGCAAGACCGGGCTCATCGGCAAGTCCTACGACGGCACGCTGGCCAACGGCACGGCGGTGTCCGGCGTCGAGGGGCTGACCACGATCGTCCCGATCAGCGCGATCGCCAGCTACTACGACTACACCCGCAGCAACGGCGTCATCCAGCGCGGCAACAACTACCTCGCGAGCCTCGCGAACACCGTCACGAACCCGGACCGCCGCGACTACTGCCGCCCGGTGCGCGACACCCTGTCGGCGAACGACGGCGACGAGACCGGCGACTACACGCCGTTCTGGCACGTCCGCGACTACACCCGCGACATGGACAAGATCAAGGCGAGCGTCTTCGTGGTCCACGGCCTGAACGACGAGAACGTCCGCCCCGACCACTTCAGCAAGCTCTGGTACGGCCTGACGGAGAACGACGTGCCGCGCAAGCTGTGGCTGACCCAGACCGGCCACATCGACCCGTTCGACTTCCGCCGCGAGGCGTGGGTCGACGAGATCCACAAGTGGTTCGACTTCTGGCTGTACGACGTCGACAACGGGATCATGGACGAGCCGATCGTCGACGTCGAGCGGGCGCCGGACGTGTGGGAGACGGCGAACGACTGGCCGATCCCGGGCTCGCGGCCGACGCGGCTCTGGCTGGAGCCGAACGCCGGCGCCTCCGGTGACCTCTCCCTCACGCCGAACCGCGGGTCCGACCCGGTCCTGAGCTTCGTCGACGACCCCAACCAGCGTGAGACCGCCATGGTGTCGAACGAGGAGTCCGTCACGGCGAACCGCCTGGTGTACCTGTCCGACCCGCTGGAGGCGCCGCTGCACATCTCCGGCACGCCGGAGCTGAAGATCGGCGCGACGGTCAGCACCACGGACACCAACTTCGGCGTCATCGTGGTCGACTACGGGCCGGCTGAGCGGGTCCAGCGGCAGGGCGACGGCGTCATCACCGGCACCGTCGAGGACTGCTGGGGTGCGACGGCGACGTGGGGCGGCTACGCCGAGGACGCCTGCTACCGCGAGGTGGACAAGCGGGTCGCGCTCACCCAGCGCGAGGTCGTCACCAAGGGCATCATCGACGGCGTCAACCTGTACGACTACAGCACCCCGACGCCGCTGATCCCGGGCAAGCCGTACGACGTGCAGTTCCCGCTGCTGCCCGAGGACTACGTGTTCCCCGAGGGCCACCGCATCGGCGTGATCATCGTCGGCAGCTACCGCGACTACGGCAGCCAGGCCGACCCGAACCGCGCCACCATCTCGGTCCTGCCGCAGCGCAGCGTCATCGAGCTGCCGATCGTCGGCGGCCGGATGGCGGCCGTGGCGGCCGGCCTCGAGTAG
- a CDS encoding TenA family protein — MTFSADAWTAAAPWYDAIRAHPFLTGLADGTLERKVFLRYIADDAHYLSRYARALATTAARWPDPAQAAVLARFAAGAVDAERMLHEALLAEAGGSLADTVAAVEPTPTCLAYVSTLQADAAHAPAAVALAGLLPCFRIYTEVGQELVTVLSSEGDDGVSHPYATWLRTYGDPVFAADTRRAESFADEQADLHPGAVAGMHEAYARATRFEWMFWDAAWRGETWPEPA; from the coding sequence ATGACGTTCTCCGCCGACGCCTGGACCGCCGCCGCCCCCTGGTACGACGCCATCCGCGCGCACCCGTTCCTCACCGGCCTGGCCGACGGGACGCTGGAACGGAAGGTGTTCCTGCGCTACATCGCCGACGACGCGCACTACCTGTCCCGGTACGCGCGGGCGCTGGCGACGACGGCGGCGCGCTGGCCGGATCCGGCCCAGGCGGCCGTGCTGGCGCGGTTCGCCGCCGGGGCCGTCGACGCGGAACGGATGCTGCACGAGGCGCTGCTGGCCGAGGCGGGCGGGTCGCTCGCCGACACCGTCGCCGCCGTCGAACCCACCCCGACCTGCCTCGCCTACGTCAGCACCCTGCAGGCCGACGCGGCGCACGCGCCCGCCGCGGTCGCGCTGGCCGGGCTGCTGCCGTGCTTCCGCATCTACACGGAAGTGGGGCAGGAGCTGGTCACCGTCCTGTCCTCGGAGGGCGACGACGGCGTCAGCCACCCGTACGCGACGTGGTTGCGCACCTACGGCGACCCCGTCTTCGCCGCGGACACCCGCCGGGCCGAGAGCTTCGCCGACGAGCAGGCCGACCTGCATCCGGGCGCCGTCGCCGGCATGCACGAGGCCTATGCGCGGGCGACCCGGTTCGAGTGGATGTTCTGGGACGCCGCGTGGCGAGGCGAGACGTGGCCGGAGCCTGCGTAA
- a CDS encoding Xaa-Pro dipeptidyl-peptidase: protein MVRARRLLALPAALALTATAAVTTNAGAGAADEEVGIVVEDGVTQPVFGYDDAIRERVFITSPYDSDSNGVVDVIAVDIMRPAASEQGLDVPVIMDPSPYYSTLGRGNESELKLDQDGDGLLDRWPLYYDNYFVPRGYAIVLMDMIGTNNSTGCPTTGGVSDNLSPKVVIDWLNGRIPGVDKDGVPVVADWHNGRTGLIGKSYDGTLANATAASGVEGLSTIVPISAISSWYDYTRSNGVVTRGNSYPSSLSNTVTNPDRRAHCQPVRDELAATDGDETGDYTPFWALRDYNPDAGNVKASVFVVHGINDENVRPDHFSKWWYALAENDVPRKLWLTQTGHIDPFDFRRAEWVVELHRWFDYWLQGVDNGIMDEPIADIERAPDVWAEYSDWPIKGARETRVWLQPHADGAGGLSVVPNRPLDPTLSFVDDPNQRETAMITNELAVQPNRLAYVSEPLTAPLHISGTPTVQLQATSSTADTNFAAILVDYGPAVRVQRAGDGVITGTVEDCWGESAVWGGFAEDACYRTVGKRVAETPREVVTKGIVDGVNIDDYTTPTPLVPGQVYDVSFPLLPEDYVFPEGHRIGVIIVGSYRDYGSQADQNRATISIAPQRSLIELPIVGGRAAAQAAGLK, encoded by the coding sequence GTGGTCAGAGCCCGCAGGTTGCTCGCCCTCCCCGCCGCCCTCGCGCTGACCGCCACCGCGGCGGTCACGACGAACGCGGGCGCGGGAGCGGCGGACGAAGAGGTCGGCATCGTCGTCGAGGACGGCGTGACGCAGCCGGTCTTCGGCTACGACGATGCCATCCGGGAGCGCGTCTTCATCACGTCGCCGTACGACTCCGACTCGAACGGCGTGGTCGACGTCATCGCCGTCGACATCATGCGGCCGGCGGCCAGCGAGCAGGGCCTCGATGTCCCGGTCATCATGGACCCGAGCCCGTACTACTCGACCCTCGGGCGGGGCAACGAGTCGGAGCTGAAGCTGGACCAGGACGGCGACGGCCTGCTCGACCGCTGGCCGCTCTACTACGACAACTACTTCGTGCCGCGCGGGTACGCGATCGTCCTCATGGACATGATCGGCACGAACAACTCCACCGGCTGCCCGACCACCGGTGGCGTCTCGGACAACCTGTCGCCCAAGGTCGTCATCGACTGGCTGAACGGGCGCATCCCCGGCGTCGACAAGGACGGCGTCCCGGTCGTCGCCGACTGGCACAACGGCAGGACCGGCCTCATCGGCAAGTCCTACGACGGCACGCTCGCCAACGCGACCGCCGCCTCCGGTGTCGAGGGCCTGTCGACCATCGTCCCGATCAGCGCGATCTCCAGCTGGTACGACTACACCCGCAGCAACGGCGTCGTCACCCGCGGGAACAGCTACCCGTCGTCGCTGTCCAACACCGTCACCAACCCCGATCGCCGCGCGCACTGCCAGCCCGTGCGCGATGAACTGGCCGCCACCGACGGCGACGAGACCGGCGACTACACGCCGTTCTGGGCGCTGCGTGACTACAACCCCGACGCCGGCAACGTGAAGGCCAGCGTCTTCGTGGTCCACGGCATCAACGACGAGAACGTCCGCCCCGACCACTTCAGCAAGTGGTGGTACGCGCTCGCCGAGAACGACGTGCCGCGCAAGCTGTGGCTGACCCAGACCGGGCACATCGACCCCTTCGACTTCCGCCGCGCCGAATGGGTCGTCGAGCTGCACCGGTGGTTCGACTACTGGCTGCAGGGCGTCGACAACGGGATCATGGACGAGCCGATCGCCGACATCGAGCGCGCGCCGGACGTCTGGGCCGAGTACAGCGACTGGCCCATCAAGGGTGCGCGCGAGACGCGGGTCTGGCTGCAGCCGCACGCCGACGGCGCCGGCGGCCTGTCGGTCGTCCCGAACCGCCCGCTCGACCCGACGCTGAGCTTCGTCGACGACCCGAACCAGCGCGAGACCGCGATGATCACCAACGAGCTCGCGGTCCAGCCGAACCGGCTCGCGTACGTGTCCGAGCCGCTGACGGCGCCGCTGCACATCTCCGGCACACCGACGGTCCAGCTGCAGGCGACGTCCAGCACCGCGGACACGAACTTCGCCGCGATCCTGGTCGACTACGGCCCGGCCGTGCGTGTGCAGCGGGCCGGCGACGGCGTCATCACCGGCACCGTCGAGGACTGCTGGGGCGAGTCCGCCGTGTGGGGCGGGTTCGCCGAGGACGCCTGTTACCGCACGGTCGGCAAACGGGTCGCCGAGACGCCGCGCGAGGTCGTCACCAAGGGGATCGTCGACGGCGTCAACATCGACGACTACACGACGCCCACCCCGCTGGTCCCGGGGCAGGTCTACGACGTCAGCTTCCCGCTGCTGCCGGAGGACTACGTGTTCCCGGAGGGGCACCGGATCGGCGTCATCATCGTCGGCAGCTACCGCGACTACGGCAGCCAGGCCGACCAGAACCGGGCCACCATCTCGATCGCCCCGCAGCGCTCGCTGATCGAACTGCCGATCGTCGGCGGCCGGGCGGCGGCCCAGGCCGCGGGCCTGAAGTGA
- a CDS encoding response regulator, translating to MIRVLLAEDEELIRVALAGLLDREPDIDVVATAADGRAAVDLARRHRPDVAVVDLQMPGLDGLEVVTELGRALPECAAVILTGHGRPVVLRRALASGARGFLAKGAPGTALADVVRRVHEGHRYVDPLLAADALTAPPSPLTTREADVLRCARAERPVRDVARELFLSPGTVRNQLSRVTQKLGVATRAEAYELAQESGWI from the coding sequence GTGATCAGGGTGCTGCTGGCCGAGGACGAGGAGCTGATCCGGGTCGCGCTCGCCGGACTGCTCGACCGCGAGCCCGACATCGACGTGGTCGCGACCGCCGCCGACGGCCGGGCCGCGGTCGACCTCGCGAGGCGGCACCGGCCCGACGTCGCCGTCGTCGACCTGCAGATGCCGGGGCTCGACGGGCTCGAGGTCGTGACGGAACTGGGCCGGGCGCTGCCGGAGTGTGCGGCGGTGATACTCACCGGGCACGGCCGGCCGGTGGTGCTGCGGCGCGCGCTGGCCTCCGGCGCCCGCGGGTTCCTCGCCAAGGGCGCACCGGGCACCGCACTGGCCGACGTCGTCCGGCGCGTCCACGAGGGCCATCGCTACGTCGACCCGCTGCTCGCGGCCGACGCGCTCACTGCGCCGCCGTCGCCGCTGACCACCCGCGAGGCGGACGTCCTGCGGTGCGCCCGCGCCGAGCGGCCGGTCCGCGACGTCGCCCGCGAGCTGTTCCTCTCGCCCGGAACCGTGCGCAACCAGCTCTCCCGGGTGACCCAGAAGCTCGGCGTCGCAACGCGGGCCGAGGCGTACGAGCTGGCGCAGGAGTCCGGCTGGATCTGA
- a CDS encoding sensor histidine kinase, with the protein MSESTTARRVVLAILLGNAAWVVVIPWRMVRPPTPVLDAAFAAGLLAVAIVTGMMLRSAATARDGARGRARVRRTPGGAAVLVTLGLWWPAYQWAVPGDAPWAWLAGMVAGAVALALPWTVTAGVVLAHTGAATAGALAFGTSVLTQVLTVWGAAAAVVVMLHALVWLLGLLHDSERARESEAALAVAEERLRMSRELHDLLGHRLTVIALKAELAAGLTGADPEQARAETDEIRQVAAATLGEVRRAVQGETVSDLRHQLESARLVLSSAGVRMDVALEPLPLTAAESALLAAVVREGVTNVLRHARATEVRIRLEATRGGRTFGFVNDDAGGAASGTGPAGTGPAGTGLAGLAIRCADLGATLTAGPTDGDFELRVDLPA; encoded by the coding sequence ATGTCCGAATCCACGACCGCGCGTCGCGTCGTCCTGGCGATCCTGCTGGGCAACGCGGCCTGGGTGGTCGTGATCCCGTGGCGGATGGTCCGGCCGCCCACGCCGGTGCTCGATGCGGCCTTCGCGGCAGGACTGCTGGCGGTGGCGATCGTCACCGGCATGATGCTGCGTTCTGCAGCCACGGCGCGAGACGGCGCCCGCGGCCGCGCCCGCGTCCGCCGTACGCCGGGCGGAGCCGCGGTCCTGGTGACGCTGGGGTTGTGGTGGCCGGCCTACCAGTGGGCGGTTCCGGGCGACGCTCCGTGGGCGTGGCTGGCCGGAATGGTGGCGGGCGCGGTCGCCCTCGCCCTGCCCTGGACCGTCACGGCGGGCGTCGTGCTGGCGCACACGGGCGCGGCGACGGCGGGCGCGCTCGCCTTCGGCACATCCGTCCTGACGCAGGTGCTCACCGTCTGGGGCGCCGCGGCAGCCGTCGTGGTGATGCTGCACGCGCTGGTCTGGCTGCTCGGGCTGCTGCACGACTCGGAACGGGCCCGGGAGTCCGAGGCCGCACTGGCCGTGGCCGAGGAGCGGCTGCGGATGAGCCGGGAACTGCACGACCTGCTCGGGCACCGGCTGACGGTGATCGCACTGAAGGCGGAGCTGGCCGCCGGCCTGACCGGCGCCGATCCCGAGCAGGCCCGCGCCGAGACCGACGAGATCCGGCAGGTCGCCGCGGCCACGCTCGGCGAGGTGCGCCGGGCCGTGCAGGGCGAGACGGTGAGCGACCTGCGACATCAGCTCGAGTCGGCGCGCCTGGTGCTGTCGTCGGCCGGCGTCCGGATGGACGTCGCGCTGGAACCGCTGCCGCTGACCGCGGCGGAGTCCGCGCTGCTCGCCGCCGTCGTCCGGGAGGGCGTCACCAACGTCCTGCGCCATGCCCGCGCCACCGAGGTGCGGATCCGGCTGGAGGCCACGCGGGGAGGGCGCACCTTCGGGTTCGTCAACGACGACGCCGGCGGCGCGGCTTCCGGGACCGGGCCGGCGGGGACCGGGCCGGCCGGGACCGGGCTGGCCGGGCTGGCGATCCGCTGCGCCGATCTCGGCGCGACGCTGACGGCCGGGCCGACCGACGGCGACTTCGAGCTGCGGGTGGACCTGCCCGCGTGA
- a CDS encoding 3-isopropylmalate dehydrogenase, producing MSRSLNLAVIPGDGIGTEVVAEGLKVLDAVLAGADVKVGTTTYDLGAKRWHATGETLPDSVLEELRGHDAILLGAVGDPGVPSGVLERGLLLKLRFELDHYVNLRPSRLFPGVATPLANPGEVDFVVVREGTEGPYVGNGGALRVGTPHEIANEVSVNTAFGVERVVRDAFARAQARPRRKLTYVHKHNVLVHAGHLWRRTVERVGQEFPDVAVDYLHVDAATIFFVTDPARFDVIVTDNLFGDILTDLAAAITGGIGLAASGNVNPDRTAPSMFEPVHGSAPDIAGQGIADPTAAVLSVSMLLEHLGLTAEAARIVDAVAADLGERGTAKRGTAEVGDALAARVTA from the coding sequence ATGTCGCGCAGTCTCAATCTGGCAGTCATCCCGGGCGACGGGATCGGTACCGAGGTCGTCGCCGAGGGGCTGAAGGTGCTCGACGCCGTCCTCGCCGGCGCCGACGTGAAGGTCGGCACCACCACCTACGATCTCGGCGCCAAGCGCTGGCACGCGACCGGCGAGACGCTGCCGGACTCCGTGCTCGAGGAACTGCGCGGCCACGACGCCATTCTGCTCGGCGCCGTCGGCGACCCGGGTGTGCCGAGCGGCGTGCTCGAGCGCGGGCTGCTGCTGAAGCTGCGGTTCGAGCTCGACCACTACGTGAACCTGCGTCCGTCGCGCCTCTTCCCGGGCGTCGCCACGCCGCTCGCGAACCCCGGCGAGGTCGACTTCGTCGTCGTCCGTGAGGGGACCGAGGGGCCGTACGTCGGCAACGGCGGCGCGCTGCGGGTCGGCACGCCGCACGAGATCGCCAACGAGGTCAGCGTCAACACCGCGTTCGGGGTCGAGCGCGTGGTGCGCGACGCGTTCGCCCGCGCGCAGGCCCGGCCGCGCCGCAAGCTCACCTACGTCCACAAGCACAACGTGCTGGTGCACGCGGGCCACCTGTGGCGGCGCACGGTCGAGCGCGTCGGCCAGGAGTTCCCCGACGTCGCCGTCGACTACCTGCACGTCGACGCCGCGACGATCTTCTTCGTCACCGACCCGGCCCGGTTCGACGTCATCGTCACCGACAACCTGTTCGGCGACATCCTCACCGACCTCGCGGCCGCGATAACCGGCGGAATCGGCCTCGCGGCCAGCGGCAACGTCAATCCCGACCGCACCGCGCCGTCGATGTTCGAGCCCGTGCACGGCTCCGCGCCGGACATCGCCGGCCAGGGGATCGCCGACCCGACGGCGGCGGTGCTGTCGGTGAGCATGCTGCTCGAGCACCTCGGACTGACGGCGGAGGCCGCGCGCATCGTCGACGCGGTCGCGGCCGACCTGGGGGAGCGGGGGACGGCCAAGCGCGGCACGGCCGAGGTGGGCGACGCCCTCGCCGCCCGCGTCACCGCGTGA
- the serA gene encoding phosphoglycerate dehydrogenase, with protein MTKPVVLIAEELSPATVDALGPDFEIRNVDGADRAALLPAIVDVDAILVRSATKVDAEAIAAAKKLKVIARAGVGLDNVDVKAATQAGVMVVNAPTSNITSAAELAIGLLLSTARNIAPADKALKGGEWKRSKYSGVELYEKTVGIVGLGRIGVLVAQRLSSFGMNVIAYDPYVPAARAAQMGVRSVSLDQLLEESDFITVHLPKTPETVGLIGEQALRKVKPSVRIINAARGGIVDEHALALALKEGRVAGAGIDVFASEPTTESPLFDFETVVVTPHLGASTDEAQEKAGVSVAKSVRLALAGELVPDAVNVKGGAIAEDVRPGIPLAEKLGRIFTALAGGVATQLDVEVRGEITAHDVKILELAALKGVFADVVEDPVSYVNAPLIAADRGVEVRLVTDEESADYRNLVTLRGVLADGRSVSVSGTLSGPKHVEKIVEVLGYDIEVVPAEHMAFFQYTDRPGIVGTVGRVLGEADVNIAGMQVSRSSKGGHALVAMTVDQAVPVQVLEDIVAAIGAEWGRTVDLDG; from the coding sequence GTGACCAAGCCCGTCGTACTCATCGCCGAAGAGCTCTCGCCCGCCACCGTCGACGCGCTCGGGCCGGACTTCGAGATCCGCAACGTCGACGGCGCCGACCGCGCGGCCCTGCTGCCGGCCATCGTCGACGTCGACGCGATCCTGGTCCGCTCGGCCACCAAGGTCGACGCCGAGGCCATCGCCGCCGCCAAGAAGCTCAAGGTCATCGCCCGCGCAGGCGTCGGCCTCGACAACGTCGACGTCAAGGCCGCCACCCAGGCCGGTGTCATGGTCGTCAACGCGCCGACCTCCAACATCACCAGCGCCGCGGAGCTCGCCATCGGCCTGCTGCTGTCCACCGCCCGCAACATCGCCCCCGCCGACAAGGCGCTCAAGGGCGGCGAGTGGAAGCGCAGCAAGTACTCGGGCGTCGAGCTGTACGAGAAGACGGTCGGCATCGTCGGCCTCGGCCGCATCGGCGTGCTCGTCGCGCAGCGGCTCTCGTCGTTCGGCATGAACGTCATCGCCTACGACCCCTATGTGCCGGCCGCCCGCGCCGCGCAGATGGGCGTGCGCAGCGTGTCGCTGGACCAGCTCCTCGAAGAGAGCGACTTCATCACCGTCCACCTGCCCAAGACGCCCGAGACCGTCGGCCTCATCGGCGAGCAGGCGCTGCGCAAGGTGAAGCCGTCGGTGCGCATCATCAACGCCGCCCGCGGTGGCATCGTCGACGAGCACGCGCTCGCCCTGGCGCTCAAGGAGGGCCGGGTCGCCGGCGCCGGCATCGACGTGTTCGCGTCGGAGCCGACCACCGAGTCGCCGCTGTTCGACTTCGAGACCGTCGTCGTCACGCCGCACCTCGGCGCGTCGACCGACGAGGCGCAGGAGAAGGCCGGCGTCTCGGTCGCCAAGTCGGTGCGGCTGGCCCTGGCCGGCGAACTGGTGCCCGACGCCGTCAACGTCAAGGGCGGCGCCATCGCCGAGGACGTCCGGCCCGGCATCCCGCTGGCCGAGAAGCTCGGCCGCATCTTCACCGCCCTGGCCGGCGGCGTCGCCACCCAGCTCGACGTCGAGGTCCGCGGCGAGATCACCGCGCACGACGTGAAGATCCTCGAGCTGGCCGCGCTGAAGGGGGTCTTCGCCGACGTCGTCGAGGACCCGGTCTCCTACGTCAACGCGCCGCTCATCGCCGCCGACCGCGGCGTCGAGGTCCGCCTCGTCACCGACGAGGAGTCGGCCGACTACCGCAACCTGGTCACTCTGCGCGGCGTCCTCGCCGACGGGCGCTCGGTGTCGGTGTCGGGCACGCTGTCCGGCCCGAAGCACGTCGAGAAGATCGTCGAGGTGCTGGGCTACGACATCGAGGTCGTCCCGGCCGAGCACATGGCCTTCTTCCAGTACACCGACCGCCCCGGCATCGTCGGCACCGTCGGCCGCGTGCTGGGTGAGGCCGACGTCAACATCGCCGGCATGCAGGTCAGCCGGTCGAGCAAGGGCGGCCACGCCCTCGTCGCCATGACCGTCGACCAGGCCGTCCCGGTCCAGGTCCTCGAGGACATCGTCGCCGCCATCGGCGCCGAGTGGGGCCGCACCGTCGACCTCGACGGCTGA